One part of the Streptomyces lienomycini genome encodes these proteins:
- a CDS encoding radical SAM protein has product MHQLIASPFLSRYLLLRPGHARGVAIPESRYDALHTAVTEDRSAPAWLAEATTAAWQMPMPTGPLRDILLVRERSTYGYAKASWEINLGCDHDCGFCYLGEKRFEGLDWGGKTRLLTMLRDAGVLWLQITGGEALIDPQFAAAYEYATGLGMMIQVSTNGSQLHRVRMQELFARLRPYRLTVSLYGATGETYDAVTRNRGAFDRFSRGLDASRAAGLPVRINIIVAEENAHEVDDTVRLVEDRWGFPYQVFTNMSPTIGGEAKPLASQAQKYVRARRVFTGCNAGHTFFHVGPHGIASVCKIGRDPSVNLMTEGLTALPRLGGIAESLQLRTGGCSGCSKVGTCRTCRPLAKLHQEAGDNRSLYCQHGGYGA; this is encoded by the coding sequence GTGCACCAACTGATCGCGAGTCCGTTCCTGAGCCGGTACCTCCTCCTCCGGCCCGGTCACGCCAGGGGAGTGGCCATCCCCGAGTCCCGCTACGACGCATTGCACACGGCGGTCACGGAGGACCGGTCGGCCCCGGCCTGGCTCGCCGAAGCGACCACGGCCGCATGGCAGATGCCCATGCCCACCGGGCCCCTGCGGGACATCCTTCTGGTCCGCGAACGCTCCACCTACGGGTACGCGAAGGCGTCATGGGAGATCAACCTCGGCTGTGACCACGACTGCGGCTTCTGCTACCTCGGCGAGAAGCGGTTCGAGGGCCTGGACTGGGGCGGCAAAACGCGCCTGCTCACCATGCTGCGCGATGCCGGCGTCCTGTGGCTTCAGATCACCGGCGGCGAGGCACTGATCGACCCGCAGTTCGCCGCCGCGTACGAATACGCCACCGGACTCGGGATGATGATCCAGGTCTCGACGAACGGCAGCCAGCTCCACAGAGTGAGGATGCAGGAGCTGTTCGCCCGCCTGCGGCCCTACCGCCTGACGGTGAGCCTCTACGGGGCGACCGGGGAGACCTACGACGCCGTCACCCGCAACCGCGGCGCCTTCGACCGCTTCAGCCGCGGCCTGGACGCCTCCCGCGCGGCGGGCCTGCCCGTGCGCATCAACATCATCGTCGCCGAGGAGAACGCGCACGAGGTGGACGACACGGTCCGCCTGGTGGAAGACCGCTGGGGCTTCCCGTACCAGGTCTTCACGAACATGTCCCCGACGATCGGCGGGGAGGCGAAGCCGCTCGCCTCACAGGCCCAGAAGTACGTCCGCGCCCGCCGTGTCTTCACCGGCTGCAACGCCGGCCACACCTTCTTCCACGTCGGCCCGCACGGCATCGCCTCGGTCTGCAAGATCGGCCGCGACCCCAGCGTGAACCTCATGACGGAGGGCCTGACCGCCCTCCCCCGACTCGGCGGCATCGCCGAGTCCCTCCAGCTCCGCACCGGTGGATGCTCCGGCTGCTCGAAGGTCGGCACCTGCAGGACATGCCGACCGCTGGCCAAGCTCCACCAGGAGGCGGGGGACAACCGATCGCTCTACTGCCAACACGGAGGTTACGGAGCATGA